One window of Desulfovibrio sp. X2 genomic DNA carries:
- a CDS encoding YbhB/YbcL family Raf kinase inhibitor-like protein has product MRITVSRLTVFSALLLLVPLFLAMPGGRAHAARFSLSSPDMKDGGTLPTAQLNDAFGCSGENRSPALSWSAPPAGTKSFVLTMYDPDAPTGSGWWHWVVFDIPASATSLPPGVRPDGAGLPAAAVQSRTDFGAPGYGGGCPPAGDRPHRYVFTLNALDVEHLGLPTDASAAMVGFVLNSHRLGKATLTVTYGR; this is encoded by the coding sequence ATGCGCATCACCGTTTCACGCCTCACCGTGTTTTCGGCCCTGCTGCTTCTGGTCCCGCTGTTCCTGGCCATGCCGGGCGGCCGGGCGCACGCCGCGCGCTTCAGCCTGTCCAGCCCGGACATGAAGGACGGCGGCACGCTTCCCACGGCCCAGCTGAACGACGCCTTCGGCTGCTCCGGGGAGAACCGCTCCCCGGCCCTCTCCTGGAGCGCGCCGCCCGCCGGGACGAAAAGCTTCGTCCTGACCATGTACGACCCGGACGCGCCCACGGGAAGCGGCTGGTGGCACTGGGTCGTCTTCGACATCCCGGCCTCGGCCACGTCGCTGCCGCCGGGCGTGAGGCCGGACGGCGCGGGGCTCCCGGCGGCGGCCGTGCAGTCGCGCACCGACTTCGGAGCGCCGGGCTACGGAGGCGGCTGTCCGCCCGCGGGCGACCGGCCCCACCGCTACGTCTTCACCCTCAACGCCCTTGACGTGGAACACCTCGGCCTGCCCACGGACGCCTCGGCCGCCATGGTCGGCTTCGTGCTCAACAGCCATCGCCTGGGCAAGGCGACCCTGACCGTGACCTACGGCCGCTGA